From a region of the Vibrio ostreae genome:
- a CDS encoding DUF2986 domain-containing protein: MNRKKRINQILKTKLKKQNAKLHNSNKPRYISKAERAKLEAEQAQGEQAAQAPEQQESAVTEPQSEQ; the protein is encoded by the coding sequence ATGAACCGTAAAAAACGCATTAACCAGATTTTAAAAACCAAACTGAAAAAACAGAACGCTAAGCTGCATAACAGCAACAAGCCGCGCTACATTTCCAAAGCGGAGCGCGCCAAACTTGAAGCCGAACAGGCACAAGGTGAGCAAGCAGCACAAGCGCCTGAGCAGCAAGAGAGCGCAGTGACCGAGCCTCAGTCAGAGCAGTAA
- a CDS encoding LabA-like NYN domain-containing protein gives MQTIAILVDVQNVYYTCKSRYQQHFDYNHFWQSVTRGRKVHQANAYAIASNDSRQRQFHHILRGIGFEVQLKPFIQRSDGSAKGDWDVGITLDAIELAAEVDTIVLVSGDGDFDILVKRIQDKYGKEVEVYGVPGLTAKSLIDAANHYVAIEGDLLL, from the coding sequence ATGCAAACCATCGCCATTCTGGTTGACGTTCAGAACGTTTACTACACCTGCAAGTCACGTTATCAGCAGCACTTTGACTATAATCACTTTTGGCAGAGCGTGACTCGGGGACGCAAGGTTCATCAGGCCAACGCCTATGCCATAGCCTCCAACGACAGCCGCCAGCGTCAGTTTCATCACATTCTGCGTGGTATCGGTTTTGAGGTGCAGCTTAAACCTTTCATTCAGCGTTCTGACGGCAGTGCCAAAGGCGACTGGGATGTAGGGATCACACTGGATGCGATTGAACTGGCAGCCGAAGTAGACACAATCGTGCTGGTCTCCGGTGACGGGGATTTCGATATTCTGGTTAAACGTATTCAGGACAAATACGGGAAAGAAGTCGAGGTATACGGTGTGCCGGGGTTGACGGCTAAAAGTCTGATTGATGCCGCCAACCACTACGTGGCTATCGAGGGTGACTTACTGCTCTGA
- a CDS encoding DUF4174 domain-containing protein produces MKSALLAVVVLIVPVVAQAYPLYSNQWTHRSVLYFAPTQDHYVRQFLVETLMHQCELTERDVVTIVITEDGFSQPEWLKHEFDLNDILLAYRVSPGQHTAVLVGKDGSEKMRWGKTTDWDALKQTIDAMPMRRQEMARSSSRCQI; encoded by the coding sequence ATGAAATCTGCGCTACTTGCTGTTGTTGTGCTTATTGTCCCTGTTGTTGCTCAGGCTTACCCACTTTATTCTAATCAGTGGACTCATCGCAGTGTGCTCTACTTTGCCCCCACTCAGGATCACTACGTGCGCCAGTTCTTAGTAGAAACTCTGATGCACCAGTGCGAACTGACAGAGCGTGACGTTGTCACCATAGTCATCACTGAAGATGGTTTCAGCCAGCCTGAGTGGCTGAAACATGAGTTTGACCTCAATGATATTCTGCTCGCTTACCGTGTGTCCCCTGGCCAGCACACCGCTGTTTTGGTTGGCAAAGACGGCAGCGAAAAAATGCGCTGGGGAAAAACCACGGACTGGGACGCTCTCAAGCAAACCATTGATGCTATGCCCATGCGGCGGCAGGAGATGGCACGCTCATCCAGCCGCTGTCAGATTTAG
- the cobA gene encoding uroporphyrinogen-III C-methyltransferase has product MSVTQSYPQSCGFVSLVGAGPGDPDLLTVKGLRVIQQAQVVVYDRLVSQAILDLAPAQAERIYVGKQLDFHCVPQQQINQILVDKARQGLHVVRLKGGDSFIFGRGGEELEVLADHHIAYEVVPGITAAAGATAYAGIPLTHREHAQSVQFITGHLQQDGSPINWQALAQSNQTLVFYMGLKQSPHIAEQLISGGLAKDTQCAIIEKGTTPQQRVLRGELAQLSELAVQAQSPALIVVGSVTALHDKLAWFGE; this is encoded by the coding sequence ATGAGCGTGACTCAATCTTATCCGCAATCTTGTGGTTTTGTTTCTCTGGTCGGTGCCGGACCCGGTGACCCGGATTTGTTGACAGTGAAAGGACTGCGAGTTATTCAACAAGCGCAGGTTGTGGTGTATGACCGTCTGGTTTCGCAGGCCATCCTGGACTTAGCGCCGGCCCAGGCAGAGCGCATTTATGTGGGTAAGCAGCTCGATTTTCATTGTGTTCCCCAGCAGCAAATCAACCAGATTCTGGTAGATAAAGCGCGGCAAGGATTACATGTGGTGCGTCTGAAAGGCGGCGATTCATTTATTTTTGGTCGCGGTGGTGAAGAGCTGGAAGTACTGGCAGATCATCACATCGCCTATGAAGTGGTGCCTGGAATTACGGCGGCAGCGGGCGCAACGGCCTATGCCGGTATTCCGCTCACTCATCGCGAGCACGCGCAAAGTGTCCAGTTCATCACCGGGCATTTGCAACAAGATGGATCCCCAATTAACTGGCAAGCCTTAGCGCAAAGTAATCAAACCCTGGTGTTTTATATGGGGCTCAAGCAGAGCCCGCACATCGCCGAGCAACTGATCAGCGGCGGCCTGGCGAAGGACACTCAGTGTGCGATTATAGAGAAAGGCACCACGCCACAGCAGCGGGTATTGCGAGGTGAATTAGCTCAGTTGTCTGAGTTGGCGGTCCAGGCGCAGAGCCCGGCATTAATCGTGGTTGGCAGCGTGACCGCTCTGCACGACAAACTGGCCTGGTTTGGTGAATAA